A DNA window from Pungitius pungitius chromosome 1, fPunPun2.1, whole genome shotgun sequence contains the following coding sequences:
- the ttc29 gene encoding tetratricopeptide repeat protein 29 isoform X1, whose translation MTQRRSRTEDSRRKQQEESLQTESVQILTLPETCRFRNSLKQNICVELLLDGYHRSFSEFFSLLDPDRVWTGAPEPDVRTPLDGQRDKLETMLLHLRQAEQAENTCSWTAACDQRLLLGRYFSGPEDLWLSLHFYHRCADAERGGHSRPATEALARLAEIYLQLGELQQARRQAERCVRQADEGGWPLRLEARRTLWSIYSRLAEEAPPAEAQQLLHEGRRVAAESEDKRNESEACYRLGLTYQRAGDHDKAKKFLNSCIQIGDGLDADWLGKSYKALAVSVKSQGYTHDALQFLEKMVVISRGNEQKHNLADGLMCLGHAYFKKSEYSAACEYFLQACEVLSLAGDVSLLQESQVSLAMSRALLSQQETCRRGDVIARRPAPPEGGGTRTWTRDTNESLTDT comes from the exons ATGACGCAGCGGAGGAGCCGCACGGAGGACAG caggaggaagcagcaggaagAGTCTCTCCAAACTGAATCGGTTCAGATTCTCACCCTGCCAGAAACATGTCG GTTCAGAAACAGTCTGAAGCAGAACATCTGTGTGGAGCTGCTTCTGGATGGCTACCACAG GTCGTTCTCTGAGTTCTTCTCCCTTCTGGACCCGGATCGGGTTTGGACGGGGGCCCCTGAGCCGGATGTCCGGACCCCGCTGGACGGTCAGCGGGACAAACTGGAGACCATGCTACTGCACCTGAGACAGGCTGAGCAGGCGGAGAACACCT gcTCCTGGACCGCAGCCTGTGACCAGCGCCTCCTCCTGGGTCGGTACTTCTCGGGCCCGGAGGACCTCTGGCTCAGTCTGCACTTCTACCACAGGTGTGCGGACGCAGAGCGGGGGGGCCACTCCAGGCCGGCCACCGAGGCCCTGGCCCGCCTGGCGGAGATCTACCTGCAGCTAG GCGAGCTGCAGCAGGCGCGGCGGCAGGCGGAGCGCTGCGTGCGGCAGGCGGACGAGGGCGGCTGGCCCCTGAGGCTCGAGGCTCGCAGGACCCTGTGGAGCATCTACAGCCGGCTGGCGGAGGAGGCGCCGCCCGCCGAGgcccagcagctgctccacgAGGGCCGCAGAGTAGCTGCTGAGT CCGAAGACAAACGCAACGAATCAGAAGCCTGCTATCGCCTCGGGCTGACCTATCAGAGAGCAGGAGACCATGACAAGGccaaaaag ttcTTAAACTCCTGCATCCAGATTGGTGACGGGCTGGATGCAGACTGGTTGGGGAAGTCCTACAAAGCTTTGGCTGTATCTGTaaagag tcagggTTACACACATGACGCACTCCAGTTCCTGGAGAAGATGGTCGTCATCTCTCGAGGCAACGAGCAGAAACACAACCTGGCAGACGGCCTCATGTGTCTGGGCCACGCCTACTTCAAGAag AGCGAGTACAGCGCGGCGTGTGAATACTTCCTGCAGGCCTGCGAGGTCCTCTCATTGGCTGGAGAcgtgtctctgctgcaggagtcTCAG gtgTCGTTGGCGATGTCTCGCGCACTTCTCTCCCAGCAGGAAACATGCCGACGTGGTGATGTCATCGCCCGCCGCCCTGCGCCGCCAGAAGGAGGGGGGACAAGGACATGGACCCGGGACACAAACGAGTCTCTGACGGATACATAA
- the ttc29 gene encoding tetratricopeptide repeat protein 29 isoform X2, which translates to MTQRRSRTEDSRRKQQEESLQTESVQILTLPETCRFRNSLKQNICVELLLDGYHRSFSEFFSLLDPDRVWTGAPEPDVRTPLDGQRDKLETMLLHLRQAEQAENTCSWTAACDQRLLLGRYFSGPEDLWLSLHFYHRCADAERGGHSRPATEALARLAEIYLQLGELQQARRQAERCVRQADEGGWPLRLEARRTLWSIYSRLAEEAPPAEAQQLLHEGRRVAAESEDKRNESEACYRLGLTYQRAGDHDKAKKFLNSCIQIGDGLDADWLGKSYKALAVSVKRVTHMTHSSSWRRWSSSLEATSRNTTWQTASCVWATPTSRRASTARRVNTSCRPARSSHWLETCLCCRSLRCRWRCLAHFSPSRKHADVVMSSPAALRRQKEGGQGHGPGTQTSL; encoded by the exons ATGACGCAGCGGAGGAGCCGCACGGAGGACAG caggaggaagcagcaggaagAGTCTCTCCAAACTGAATCGGTTCAGATTCTCACCCTGCCAGAAACATGTCG GTTCAGAAACAGTCTGAAGCAGAACATCTGTGTGGAGCTGCTTCTGGATGGCTACCACAG GTCGTTCTCTGAGTTCTTCTCCCTTCTGGACCCGGATCGGGTTTGGACGGGGGCCCCTGAGCCGGATGTCCGGACCCCGCTGGACGGTCAGCGGGACAAACTGGAGACCATGCTACTGCACCTGAGACAGGCTGAGCAGGCGGAGAACACCT gcTCCTGGACCGCAGCCTGTGACCAGCGCCTCCTCCTGGGTCGGTACTTCTCGGGCCCGGAGGACCTCTGGCTCAGTCTGCACTTCTACCACAGGTGTGCGGACGCAGAGCGGGGGGGCCACTCCAGGCCGGCCACCGAGGCCCTGGCCCGCCTGGCGGAGATCTACCTGCAGCTAG GCGAGCTGCAGCAGGCGCGGCGGCAGGCGGAGCGCTGCGTGCGGCAGGCGGACGAGGGCGGCTGGCCCCTGAGGCTCGAGGCTCGCAGGACCCTGTGGAGCATCTACAGCCGGCTGGCGGAGGAGGCGCCGCCCGCCGAGgcccagcagctgctccacgAGGGCCGCAGAGTAGCTGCTGAGT CCGAAGACAAACGCAACGAATCAGAAGCCTGCTATCGCCTCGGGCTGACCTATCAGAGAGCAGGAGACCATGACAAGGccaaaaag ttcTTAAACTCCTGCATCCAGATTGGTGACGGGCTGGATGCAGACTGGTTGGGGAAGTCCTACAAAGCTTTGGCTGTATCTGTaaagag ggTTACACACATGACGCACTCCAGTTCCTGGAGAAGATGGTCGTCATCTCTCGAGGCAACGAGCAGAAACACAACCTGGCAGACGGCCTCATGTGTCTGGGCCACGCCTACTTCAAGAag AGCGAGTACAGCGCGGCGTGTGAATACTTCCTGCAGGCCTGCGAGGTCCTCTCATTGGCTGGAGAcgtgtctctgctgcaggagtcTCAG gtgTCGTTGGCGATGTCTCGCGCACTTCTCTCCCAGCAGGAAACATGCCGACGTGGTGATGTCATCGCCCGCCGCCCTGCGCCGCCAGAAGGAGGGGGGACAAGGACATGGACCCGGGACACAAACGAGTCTCTGA
- the slc10a7 gene encoding sodium/bile acid cotransporter 7 codes for MGLLATVRKEWFIIGIVLVILSAKLQPSVGVRGGPLKPEISVAYVAVSLIFFNSGLSLKTEELTSALLHVRLHLFVQSFTLVFFPLVVWLLLKVLALTAIDQWLLRGLQTVSCMPPPVSSAVILTKAVGGNEAAAIFNSAFGSFLGIIVTPGLLLLFLGSSSSVPFSSIFSQLFMTVVVPLVLGQVCRRFLREYLERRKLPFGAVSSGVLLMIIYTTFCDTFSNPHIELDPTSLLLVVLIIFFIQLSFMLLTFAFSTRSGSGFSPADTVAIVFCSTHKSLTLGIPMLKIVFEGYEHLSLISVPLLIYHPAQILLGSVLVPTIRSWMTSQQKALKLSTLQPV; via the exons ATGGGGCTCCTGGCGACGGTCCGGAAGGAGTGGTTCATCATCGGCATCGTGCTCGTCATCCTGTCCGCCAAACTGCAGCCCAGCGTCGGCGTCAGAGGGG gGCCTCTGAAACCAGAGATCTCCGTGGCCTACGTCGCCGTCTCGCTCATCTTCTTCAACAGCGGCCTGTCGCTGAAAACAGAG GAGCTGACCAGCGCTCTGCTTCACGTGCGTCTCCACCTCTTCGTCCAGTCCTTCACGCTCGTCTTCTTCCCGCTGGTCGTCTGGCTGCTGCTCAAAGTGCTCGCCCTCACCGCCATCGACCAATGGCTGCTCAgagg GTTACAGACGGTGAGCTGCATGCCCCCCCCTGTGTCCTCAGCGGTGATTCTCACAAAGGCCGTCGGAGGCAACGAG GCTGCTGCCATCTTCAACTCCGCGTTTGGAAGCTTCCTG GGAATCATTGTGACTCCAgggctcctgctgctgttt ctcggctcctcctcctccgttcccttctcctccatcttctctcaGCTGTTCATGACGGTGGTGGTTCCGCTGGTCCTGGGTCAGGTGTGTCGGCGTTTCCTCAGGGAATATCTGGAGCGCAGAAAGCTCCCGTTCGGCGCCGTCAGCAGCGGCGTCCTCCTCATGATCATCTACACCACCTTCTGTGACACCTTCAGCAACCCCCACATCGAGCTGGACCCCACCAGTCTGCTGCTGGTCGTCCTCATCa TTTTCTTCATCCAGCTCAGCTTCATGCTGCTCACGTTTGCCTTTTcaaccag GTCAGGCTCAGGGTTCAGTCCTGCAGACACCGTCGCCATCGTGTTCTGCTCCACACACAAGTCTCTCACcctgg gtATCCCAATGCTGAAGATCGTGTTCGAGGGCTACGAGCATCTCTCTCTGATCTCGGTTCCTCTGTTGATTTACCACCCGGCTCAGATTCTGCTCGGCTCCGTCCTCGTGCCGACCATCCGGAGTTGGATGACCAGCCAGcagaag gCGCTGAAGCTGTCGACTCTTCAGCCCGTCTGA